From Nitrosopumilus zosterae, the proteins below share one genomic window:
- the rpsJ gene encoding 30S ribosomal protein S10, producing the protein MTQTARVKLTSTSLPKLDGVCGEIMGIGKKTGVKVKGPTPLPVKRLHVATRKSPCGSGTETYEKWEMKMHRRIININADDKAIRQLMRLKIPDDVYIELSLT; encoded by the coding sequence ATGACTCAAACCGCCCGTGTTAAACTCACTTCAACCAGTCTGCCAAAATTAGATGGCGTCTGCGGTGAAATCATGGGTATTGGTAAAAAGACAGGCGTTAAGGTAAAAGGTCCAACACCACTTCCTGTAAAAAGATTGCATGTGGCAACTAGAAAATCTCCTTGCGGTAGCGGAACAGAAACTTATGAAAAATGGGAGATGAAAATGCATCGAAGAATTATCAATATCAACGCTGATGATAAAGCTATCCGACAACTAATGAGGCTAAAGATCCCTGACGATGTTTACATTGAATTGTCCTTGACATAA
- a CDS encoding RNA polymerase Rbp10, whose translation MINMVENFDDDEIEETPVETFDVNYSCLRCGTIVSNTELSRLPEIKCICGFRVFTKVRPPVVKTVKAI comes from the coding sequence ATGATAAACATGGTTGAAAATTTTGATGATGATGAAATTGAGGAAACTCCTGTTGAAACATTTGATGTAAACTATTCTTGTCTGCGATGCGGAACCATAGTTTCAAACACTGAACTATCAAGATTGCCTGAAATCAAATGTATCTGTGGATTTCGAGTATTTACCAAAGTAAGACCACCAGTAGTTAAAACAGTTAAAGCAATTTAA
- a CDS encoding C2H2-type zinc finger protein, with protein sequence MGFFKKTKCDLCDKKFSKEEELMNHKQIVHGKDLQYDCKECNKFFSNMEDMRTHLQREHSYKKDR encoded by the coding sequence GTGGGATTTTTTAAAAAAACAAAATGTGATTTGTGCGATAAAAAATTCTCAAAAGAAGAAGAGTTAATGAACCACAAACAGATTGTTCACGGCAAAGATTTGCAGTATGATTGTAAAGAGTGTAACAAATTTTTCTCAAACATGGAAGATATGAGAACCCATTTACAAAGAGAGCACAGCTACAAAAAAGACAGATAA
- a CDS encoding TIGR00725 family protein, whose product MVKKRQILVIGHNTSGCTPEHEKIAYDVGMEVAKSGSVLICGGLGGVMTAAAHGAKDGNGLTVGIIPQNDPAMANEFCDVVIPTGMGLARDFLNALSADGVIIIGGGSGTLSETTAAYMYKKPMVAIRNLGGSVEKFIDGFIDQRENVKIVGVDTPKEAVEKILELIAA is encoded by the coding sequence GTGGTCAAGAAAAGGCAGATCTTAGTAATAGGACACAATACAAGTGGGTGCACTCCGGAACATGAAAAAATTGCATATGATGTGGGAATGGAGGTTGCAAAATCCGGCTCTGTGTTGATTTGTGGAGGATTAGGCGGGGTGATGACTGCGGCAGCTCATGGCGCTAAGGATGGCAATGGTTTAACAGTTGGCATCATTCCTCAAAATGATCCTGCCATGGCCAATGAATTCTGTGATGTGGTCATTCCAACTGGAATGGGGCTTGCTCGTGATTTCCTAAATGCACTGTCTGCTGATGGCGTAATAATTATTGGAGGGGGTTCTGGAACTCTGTCTGAAACTACTGCTGCATATATGTACAAAAAACCAATGGTTGCAATTAGAAATTTGGGCGGTTCAGTTGAGAAGTTCATTGATGGTTTTATTGATCAAAGAGAGAATGTCAAGATAGTTGGCGTTGATACCCCCAAGGAAGCAGTAGAGAAAATTCTGGAGCTAATTGCTGCATAG
- a CDS encoding arginase family protein: protein METLCWSNCNSYKESEYVIIGISDESHSHSLRKGTSEAPDRIRKISRTRDVYVENNKESLAYTNSGKAQSKIFDLGNISRENIPLVYERITYDGKVPITIGGDHSLTASIIQGLGNKRGPISLVYFDAHPDFLSSTRNFYGSVVYDCLPYIDPKSSVMIGIRSPELEEIENIQKYGITVFSPADIQYYGFKQVIEDILSKIGKNIYVSFDMDCIDPAFAPGVSVPVPMGLNPITASILLKSITQDGILGMDMMEVCPKFDIQDNTSHLASRMICELLSSVKVKPKLPNF, encoded by the coding sequence ATGGAGACATTATGCTGGTCAAATTGCAATTCTTACAAAGAGTCAGAGTATGTGATTATTGGAATTTCCGACGAATCTCATTCACATTCATTACGAAAAGGGACTTCAGAAGCGCCTGACAGAATAAGGAAAATCTCAAGAACAAGGGACGTATACGTAGAAAACAACAAGGAATCTTTGGCATATACAAATTCTGGAAAAGCTCAATCAAAAATCTTTGACTTGGGAAATATATCTAGAGAAAATATCCCGCTAGTCTATGAAAGAATAACTTATGATGGAAAAGTGCCAATAACTATTGGAGGAGACCACTCTCTTACGGCATCCATCATACAGGGATTGGGAAATAAACGCGGACCTATTTCTCTTGTCTACTTTGATGCACATCCAGATTTTCTTTCATCCACCAGAAATTTTTACGGTTCAGTTGTGTATGACTGTCTTCCGTATATTGATCCCAAGTCAAGTGTGATGATTGGTATCCGTAGTCCTGAATTAGAAGAGATCGAAAACATACAAAAATATGGAATCACGGTATTTTCACCTGCCGATATTCAATACTATGGTTTCAAACAGGTAATCGAGGATATTCTCTCAAAGATAGGAAAAAACATCTACGTGTCTTTTGACATGGATTGTATAGATCCTGCCTTTGCACCAGGTGTTTCAGTTCCCGTACCTATGGGATTAAATCCAATCACTGCATCAATTCTTCTAAAAAGTATCACACAGGATGGGATATTGGGAATGGACATGATGGAAGTTTGTCCTAAATTTGATATTCAAGACAACACATCGCATTTAGCATCACGAATGATTTGCGAGTTATTGTCTTCTGTTAAAGTAAAACCTAAACTTCCTAATTTCTAA